Proteins encoded in a region of the Augochlora pura isolate Apur16 chromosome 4, APUR_v2.2.1, whole genome shotgun sequence genome:
- the LOC144469317 gene encoding tether containing UBX domain for GLUT4: protein MASKSVTVLTPNNRRQNVKVTPNTTIFQILEEICKKHGYNVDDYDVKYRNRVLDINTILRFTSIPNNALLEMAPCTKARPKSIVTICLQSETGEQTIKEFTPDITLAELLLQVYPDRDLDKTALTYIHREVFGTQALKETTLKLLGLTNGKAVLRLLYRNPKEINTSTCKNAETSNQNIKIESSMKVNTIVQSEVVENVNTNKSEESEASTARENELTSSTSASNPTDSNIVIKAEEMDPHEIHFLGERNALVFNQAMVQALSRDEFPDSFYDVNINDAKILLRDAKRRREELEEAPLLTNDQREANHEKVMSTKLNKYCQTLIRVQFPDQFVLQGIFQPTETVQMIHDFIQKYLDDPISDFTIFTAPPKHILDPSKRLIDEYLVPSAIVYYSGSSHLNAEIKEKIVDPKEIEIQVNKFRMSMLNPKNETIREDIISTNAKSESNPTANISTASMTSKATKLHNLLFKK, encoded by the exons atggCTTCAAAAAGTGTTACTGTACTTACGCCAAATAATCGCAGACAAAATGTTAAAGTTACACCAAATACTACAATCTTTCAA attttggAGGAAATATGCAAAAAGCATGGATATAATGTAGATGATTATGATGTAAA ATACCGTAATCGGGtattagatattaatacaatattaagatTCACTTCAATACCAAACAATGCATTACTAGAAATGGCACCGTGTACTAAAGCACGTCCTAAATCAATTGTCACAATCTGCCTACAATCAGAAACTGGCGAACAAACAATAAAGGAATTTACGCCTGATATAACGTTAGCAGAACTTTTATTACAAGTATATCCTGATCGAGATCTTGATAAAACAGCTTTAACATATATTCATCGTGag GTTTTCGGAACACAAGCTTTGAAGGAAACAACTTTAAAGTTGTTAGGACTTACAAATGGTAAAGCtgtattacgattattatatcgaaatcctaaagaaataaatacttcAACTTGTAAGAATGCTGAAACaagtaatcaaaatattaaaatcgaatcatCTATGAAAGTTAATACAATAGTGCAGTCTGAAGTTGTGGAGAATGTCAATACTAATAAAAGTGAAGAAAGTGAAGCTTCTACAGCAAGAGAAAATGAGTTAACATCGTCAACAAGTGCAAGTAATCCCACCGATAGTAATATAGTCATCAAAGCTGAAGAAATGGATCCCCATGAAATACACTTt tTAGGTGAAAGGAATGCTTTGGTATTTAATCAGGCTATGGTTCAAGCATTATCTAGAGACGAATTCCCTGACAGTTTCTATGATGTAAACATTAATGACGCAAAAATATTACTACGAGATGCTAAACGTCGTAGAGAAGAGTTAGAAGAAGCTCCTCTTTTAACAAATGACCAACGCGAAGCAAATCACGAGAAAGTGATGTCAACTAAATTAAACAAGTACTGCCAAACACTAATTCGTGTACAGTTTCCAGACCAGTTTGTGCTTCAAGGTATATTCCAGCCAACGGAAACAGTACAAATGATACatgattttatacaaaaatatttggatgATCCAATTAGtgattttacaattt ttactGCACCTCCGAAACATATTTTGGATCCTAGTAAACGTTTAATTGATGAGTATTTGGTTCCTTCTGCTATAGTCTATTATTCTGGATCATCACACTTAAATgcagaaattaaagaaaaaattgtagatcctaaagaaattgaaattcaagttAACAAATTTAG AATGTCGATGCTGAATccaaaaaatgaaacaattagaGAAGACATTATTTCAACTAATGCAAAAAGCGAATCTAATCCTACAGCTAATATCTCTACAGCATCAATGACTTCTAAAGCGacaaaattgcataatttattattcaagaaGTGA
- the LOC144469318 gene encoding uncharacterized protein LOC144469318 yields MIYLNRIPQISFLYTFLSIYTSSEISKIVTAIKTNFSCLDKAAGFYADIDARCKIYHTCDEYGNKFTYRCPEETAFRQDALICDHAHLVNCEETIPFYMENIKKKQNNSSCINGSTGDSNCQYFYQSSRDTQTRATHNVMQHGFTLNLHRFLKNFNETNLSKDNTMKFLSPQIEKSQNQQIQLRTNKNISRGSQIFNNNNKFNEMKDSIQEDYFNKKTNITLHNFLRLPTYTFPGNMQHQPNNTSNNQTTKTPSHVSKLSFDNNRNNPYTETLNSIQKRTKISSTGIGATISNTTTEIPIYALTLSLKPLIPRELEYDPYYPQSTSTESYYTPSHSNKKVPYAKSFTQNTWSNTHIELPPVLPDLRLLEDIVDRRKLFYIPRI; encoded by the exons atgatttatttaaatagaatacctcaaatatctttctTATATACATTTCTTTCTATATACACCAGTTCGGAAATATCA aaaattgttactgccattaaaacaaatttttcttgctTGGATAAAGCTGCTGGATTTTATGCTGATATTGATGCCAGATGTAAGATATATCATACTTGTGATGAATATGGAAACAAATTTACGTATCGTTGTCCAGAAGAAACTGCTTTTCGACAAGATGCTTTAATATGTGATCATGCACATCTTGTTAACTGTGAAGAAACTATTCCCTTTTATATGgaaaacataaaaaagaaGCAAAACAATTCTTCTTGCATCAATGGATCAACGGGTGATAGTAATTGTCAATACTTTTATCAATCATCAAGAGACACGCAAACAAGAGCAACACATAATGTTATGCAACATGGATTTACATTGAACTTGCATAggtttctaaaaaattttaatgagacAAATCTCAGCAAAGacaatacaatgaaatttttatctccacaaattgaaaaatctcagaatcaacaaattcaattgaggacaaataaaaatatttctagagGAAGtcaaatttttaacaacaacaataaatttaatgaaatgaaagacTCTATTCAAGAAGATTATTTCaataagaaaacaaatattacattGCATAATTTTCTGCGATTACCAACATATACATTTCCTGGAAATATGCAACATCAACCAAATAACACAAGTAATAACCAGACTACAAAAACTCCTTCACATGTTTCAAAACTGTCTTTTGacaataatagaaataatccTTATACAGAAACTTTGAATTCTATacaaaaaagaacaaaaatatcttcaaCTGGAATTGGTGCTACTATATCTAACACAACTACAGAGATACCTATTTATGCTCTAACTTTATCTTTAAAACCATTGATACCAAGGGAATTAGAATATGATCCTTACTATCCACAATCAACATCAACAGAATCATATTATACACCGAGTCACAGTAACAAGAAAGTGCCTTATGCCAAATCTTTTACTCAAAATACATGGTCTAATACACACATTGAGCTCCCACCAGTTTTACCAGATTTGCGATTATTGGAAGACATTGTTGATCGCAGAaagctattttatattcctaGGATTTAA
- the Ecd gene encoding ecdysoneless cell cycle regulator isoform X1: protein MLKMLGSKTMAHTKITKVREDDFLECFLYPTICYTQPPETITEEILSQEIQKYNEEIAPFIDGYIWHSDSLILRPRTKQALLLEKLVDNSSTVEECDILPHIYISLHFDEDISDEWFIVFLIYKLTQKFDGLIAKVVDSDGEFLLIETANVLPSWANPESCENRVYIHNGELHIVREKYKTFLDLLNNVQQNSYLSKASETIQNALQKRINSYPNEIEKRHHKTRVFLPEKAVSMLHQEPRLVAPAIRTICHSDPLERKVCRAMRYFPPEQRIMVNVKMTKCLYAMAMHCRYTGDPRTGWNIPPTNCSKYNAHILGVKIACGLEMLVAHAHEQRRHRVKETVNDSDKSKINEYALNAYLARLEASGYFRDLLKGSQEYEKLLNTAKDYYLQHLHSFNSVTNNVKSDAEKVLEAWESIQSNDIDLHVQDEAALSPADSDSWLNVDPAQLETFLNEQWGNVKNKNQKQEPLSLREKVQSFFNHTSDIDGVQLLEDRSVEADMLHDPEDNGKIEFDSDIFDSALQGILDLVVPGSEGEFEGSSEGSLGEDDEDKGGEMDKYMRLLNSELKSEMVKDERFETRSDRIEENLMKSIKEEAGGSGPAGNIIGGPVRRFMHLQLQSPTTIPPDLQS, encoded by the exons atgctgAAAATGTTAGGTAGCAAAACTATGGCACATACAAAGATAACTAAAGTAAGAGAAGATGATTTTCTTGAATGCTTCCTATACCCAACAATTTGTTATACACAACCTCCAGAGAcaataacagaagaaatacTTTCAcaagaaattcaaaaatacaATGAAGAAATTGCACCATTTATCGATGGCTATATTTGGCACAGTGACAGTTTAATATTGCGTCCTAGAACAAAGCaagcattattattagaaaagcTGGTAGATAATTCATCAACTGTTGAAG aATGTGATATATTACCCCATATTTACATATCATTGCACTTTGATGAGGATATAAGCGATGAATGGTTTATCGtatttcttatatataaaCTTACACAGAAGTTTGATGGACTAATTGCTAAAGTAGTAGATTCTGatggagaatttttattaattgagaCCGCAAATGTTCTACCTTCATGGGCTAATCCTGAATCATGTGAAAATCGTGTATATATTCATAATGGGGAGTTACATATAGttcgtgaaaaatataagaCATTTCTTGACTTATTAAACAACGTACAACAAAATTCATATCTATCTAAAGCATCTGAAACCATACAGAATGCTTTACAAAAACGAATTAATAGTTACCCAAATGAAATTGAGAAAAGACATCACAAAACTAGAGTCTTTCTGCCAGAAAAGGCAGTCTCAATGCTTCATCAAGAACCAAGGCTTGTTGCACCAGCTATTAGAACCATTTGCCATTCTGATCCACTTGAAAGAAAA GTCTGTCGTGCTATGAGATATTTTCCTCCTGAACAGCGAATTATggttaatgtaaaaatgacTAAATGTTTATATGCAATGGCAATGCATTGTCGATATACAGGAGATCCACGAACAGGCTGGAATATACCACCAACAAACTGTTCAAAGTACAATGCACATATCCTTGGTGTGAAGATAGCGTGTGGTTTAGAAATGCTAGTTGCTCATGCACATGAACAACGTAGACATAGAGTAAAAGAAACTGTCAATGATTCTGATAAATCAAAAATCAATGAATATGCTCTGAATGCATATTTAGCACGTTTAGAAGCTAGTGGCTACTTTAGAGATCTATTAAAAGGCAGTCAAGAGTATGAGAAGCTTCTAAACACAGcaaaagattattatttacaacatttacattcatttaattctgttACTAATAATGTTAAAAGTGACGCAGAGAAAGTTTTAGAAGCATGGGAAAGCATACAGTCTAATGATATTGATCTGCATG tACAAGACGAAGCTGCATTAAGTCCTGCTGATAGTGACAGTTGGTTAAACGTAGATCCAGCAcaattagaaacatttttaaatgaacaatggggaaatgttaaaaataaaaatcagaagCAAGAACCACTAAGTCTTCGGGAGAAAGTACAATCGTTTTTCAATCACACCAGCGATATTGATGGTGTACAACTTTTAGA GGATCGTTCTGTAGAAGCTGATATGTTGCATGATCCAGAagataatggaaaaattgaatttgattcaGATATATTTGATTCTGCACTGCAAGGTATATTAGATTTAGTTGTTCCAGGAAGTGAAGGAGAGTTTGAAGGAAGCTCAGAAGGGTCTCTCGGTGAAGATGATGAAGATAAAGGTGGTGAAATGGATAAGTATATGCGCCTATTAAATTCAGAATTAAAATCTGAAATGGTTAAAGATGAAAGATTTGAGACAAGATCTGATAGAATAGAAGAAAACTTAATGAAAAGTATTAAAGAAGAAGCAGGTGGTTCAGGACCAGCTGGAAACATTATTGGCGGTCCTGTTCGTcgatttatgcatttacagtTGCAATCACCTACTACTATACCCCCTGATTTACAAAGTTAA
- the Ecd gene encoding ecdysoneless cell cycle regulator isoform X2 gives MAHTKITKVREDDFLECFLYPTICYTQPPETITEEILSQEIQKYNEEIAPFIDGYIWHSDSLILRPRTKQALLLEKLVDNSSTVEECDILPHIYISLHFDEDISDEWFIVFLIYKLTQKFDGLIAKVVDSDGEFLLIETANVLPSWANPESCENRVYIHNGELHIVREKYKTFLDLLNNVQQNSYLSKASETIQNALQKRINSYPNEIEKRHHKTRVFLPEKAVSMLHQEPRLVAPAIRTICHSDPLERKVCRAMRYFPPEQRIMVNVKMTKCLYAMAMHCRYTGDPRTGWNIPPTNCSKYNAHILGVKIACGLEMLVAHAHEQRRHRVKETVNDSDKSKINEYALNAYLARLEASGYFRDLLKGSQEYEKLLNTAKDYYLQHLHSFNSVTNNVKSDAEKVLEAWESIQSNDIDLHVQDEAALSPADSDSWLNVDPAQLETFLNEQWGNVKNKNQKQEPLSLREKVQSFFNHTSDIDGVQLLEDRSVEADMLHDPEDNGKIEFDSDIFDSALQGILDLVVPGSEGEFEGSSEGSLGEDDEDKGGEMDKYMRLLNSELKSEMVKDERFETRSDRIEENLMKSIKEEAGGSGPAGNIIGGPVRRFMHLQLQSPTTIPPDLQS, from the exons ATGGCACATACAAAGATAACTAAAGTAAGAGAAGATGATTTTCTTGAATGCTTCCTATACCCAACAATTTGTTATACACAACCTCCAGAGAcaataacagaagaaatacTTTCAcaagaaattcaaaaatacaATGAAGAAATTGCACCATTTATCGATGGCTATATTTGGCACAGTGACAGTTTAATATTGCGTCCTAGAACAAAGCaagcattattattagaaaagcTGGTAGATAATTCATCAACTGTTGAAG aATGTGATATATTACCCCATATTTACATATCATTGCACTTTGATGAGGATATAAGCGATGAATGGTTTATCGtatttcttatatataaaCTTACACAGAAGTTTGATGGACTAATTGCTAAAGTAGTAGATTCTGatggagaatttttattaattgagaCCGCAAATGTTCTACCTTCATGGGCTAATCCTGAATCATGTGAAAATCGTGTATATATTCATAATGGGGAGTTACATATAGttcgtgaaaaatataagaCATTTCTTGACTTATTAAACAACGTACAACAAAATTCATATCTATCTAAAGCATCTGAAACCATACAGAATGCTTTACAAAAACGAATTAATAGTTACCCAAATGAAATTGAGAAAAGACATCACAAAACTAGAGTCTTTCTGCCAGAAAAGGCAGTCTCAATGCTTCATCAAGAACCAAGGCTTGTTGCACCAGCTATTAGAACCATTTGCCATTCTGATCCACTTGAAAGAAAA GTCTGTCGTGCTATGAGATATTTTCCTCCTGAACAGCGAATTATggttaatgtaaaaatgacTAAATGTTTATATGCAATGGCAATGCATTGTCGATATACAGGAGATCCACGAACAGGCTGGAATATACCACCAACAAACTGTTCAAAGTACAATGCACATATCCTTGGTGTGAAGATAGCGTGTGGTTTAGAAATGCTAGTTGCTCATGCACATGAACAACGTAGACATAGAGTAAAAGAAACTGTCAATGATTCTGATAAATCAAAAATCAATGAATATGCTCTGAATGCATATTTAGCACGTTTAGAAGCTAGTGGCTACTTTAGAGATCTATTAAAAGGCAGTCAAGAGTATGAGAAGCTTCTAAACACAGcaaaagattattatttacaacatttacattcatttaattctgttACTAATAATGTTAAAAGTGACGCAGAGAAAGTTTTAGAAGCATGGGAAAGCATACAGTCTAATGATATTGATCTGCATG tACAAGACGAAGCTGCATTAAGTCCTGCTGATAGTGACAGTTGGTTAAACGTAGATCCAGCAcaattagaaacatttttaaatgaacaatggggaaatgttaaaaataaaaatcagaagCAAGAACCACTAAGTCTTCGGGAGAAAGTACAATCGTTTTTCAATCACACCAGCGATATTGATGGTGTACAACTTTTAGA GGATCGTTCTGTAGAAGCTGATATGTTGCATGATCCAGAagataatggaaaaattgaatttgattcaGATATATTTGATTCTGCACTGCAAGGTATATTAGATTTAGTTGTTCCAGGAAGTGAAGGAGAGTTTGAAGGAAGCTCAGAAGGGTCTCTCGGTGAAGATGATGAAGATAAAGGTGGTGAAATGGATAAGTATATGCGCCTATTAAATTCAGAATTAAAATCTGAAATGGTTAAAGATGAAAGATTTGAGACAAGATCTGATAGAATAGAAGAAAACTTAATGAAAAGTATTAAAGAAGAAGCAGGTGGTTCAGGACCAGCTGGAAACATTATTGGCGGTCCTGTTCGTcgatttatgcatttacagtTGCAATCACCTACTACTATACCCCCTGATTTACAAAGTTAA